In Bifidobacterium actinocoloniiforme DSM 22766, a genomic segment contains:
- a CDS encoding ATP-dependent DNA helicase, with the protein MNRTREQDEIIDAPEDQDLLVIAGAGSGKTTTMTGRIVSLIERDVPPESILGLTFTNKAASELLSRVSMAVAGQVGEGGRGGLDPDKAFLKPDVRTYDAFFQSIVRQYGLLVGMDQGTQPLSDAGAFQLAARVVQEHLDLIFPSRAEDVEQALDSAQSEAEDRDEDGLGAFDRAVKQVLALTQSCSTAMISRQCPSFQEAVDRVRAWDQAFIARIDDLIGSQRVIEASIAGKAAVRVPKWTKKDTPETYQDKIARMREARGQERVFQAAALRRAALERERLLTLAEGYQEAKRQAGMAEFSDFTLAAFQLVTRFPAIGAIYRRRYTHVFLDEYQDTSTTQALLLAALFHPSQDLEDGEGPQGDSGDDQPPAGPQRSAVTAVGDPFQSIYAWRGASPGAFRTFQREFGMEAADPTPGDLASAGVYGHQAQRPLSLSRTFRNARVILESANRLTEPLRIDVAGQPASSARLREVDVESLQARDGADAGSLGLVGYMSLGQEVDGVVRFVREAKARYAKPDKSGVDDSAPHVAVLFRSKTNLPAYRSALEEAGLSVQVVGYSALFDRPESRDLLALLRVLCDHTDSASLLRLLASPRFNMTVGDLSALADLTGQLNTESLYQALVQAGRAPEGLRGAKMSAAVRGQRDLLPAGVFLTDLLLRDDLPALLASRRAARISERGRYLLLQAADVLREAQARTGAPLRQAVLAASRALGLDVDLVVSQALATPEAPIDASAAKSGLSALFDQVDAYCQELPDRLSPTLAGFVAWIDAMRTSPGEPASGADRHADVVLMTIHQAKGLEWDAVAVVGMRKEAFPSNQGDRLKVKPLADWEGENLPMAYESTAQTWLNDPTAVPAPVRADAAILPSFPHWAEPGEAPEQALAALDLTSLEDEAVGGLRANTGFADDDQAPLPQGPGQDAPDAPQPACLSQSEEYGRRLHDDERRLAYVALTRARHDLLLTFSAKPADPERALLTAVPQPGEEGQDGQGEKTSGGPGRRKPPKDPQEQMLEAASNFWLELNAGLADQPGLAPGASWLAGQGEAGRVGSGTHSSAPAMPVKGERLMPLGRFVGDHAVEYERAVVGQALAEAPDLAGRQGQGQGSIWPVGLSPRIGQALAESAAFVARTGTSRTGEQAAGGPGAPVEGLLTDGSSLYAHAVRLLKAGSGRLGVAGDLLVRDDQALRRVGSEVTGQRVESVTSIQARSGALDERSERRYWRSVVRPVPQVDSPLAQAGTAFHAWAASFLLPDALPDPGAVDALPGGQAIDPYADLDSGARPGEQAGIDTPTAAGGAGAALSDDQLAERRRLLAQLADKEAALEFSDQPLPSKQADRQANLLVWERRLADSPWAHRRPHWVERPIVALIAGRVVKGKLDAVFDGGLEAADGSKRFTIVDWKTGHRPRNADERRLKLEQLDLYRLLFSRLEDMPLDSIDACLYYISEADPSVRTIVADPKGEREIEDQVRSGLPEQSDDD; encoded by the coding sequence ATGAACCGCACCCGCGAGCAGGATGAGATCATCGACGCCCCCGAGGATCAGGACCTGCTGGTCATCGCCGGGGCGGGTTCGGGTAAGACGACCACCATGACCGGCCGCATCGTCTCGCTGATTGAGCGGGATGTGCCCCCCGAGTCCATCTTGGGCCTCACGTTTACCAACAAGGCGGCCTCGGAGTTGCTCTCGCGGGTCTCGATGGCCGTGGCGGGCCAGGTCGGCGAGGGCGGACGGGGAGGCCTGGACCCGGACAAGGCCTTCCTGAAGCCGGATGTGCGCACCTACGACGCTTTCTTCCAGTCGATAGTGCGCCAGTACGGGCTTCTGGTGGGTATGGACCAAGGAACCCAGCCGCTCTCCGATGCTGGCGCCTTCCAGCTGGCCGCGCGCGTGGTTCAGGAGCACCTCGACTTGATTTTCCCGAGCCGGGCCGAGGACGTGGAGCAAGCCTTGGATTCCGCCCAGTCGGAGGCCGAGGATAGGGATGAGGACGGGCTGGGCGCCTTCGACCGAGCGGTCAAGCAGGTGCTGGCCCTGACCCAGTCCTGCTCCACCGCCATGATCAGCCGGCAGTGCCCCAGCTTCCAGGAGGCGGTGGACCGGGTGCGCGCTTGGGACCAGGCCTTCATCGCCCGGATTGACGATTTGATTGGCTCCCAGCGTGTGATCGAAGCCTCCATAGCGGGCAAGGCCGCGGTCAGGGTGCCCAAGTGGACGAAGAAGGACACGCCGGAGACCTACCAGGACAAGATCGCGCGCATGCGGGAGGCACGGGGCCAGGAGCGGGTCTTCCAGGCGGCGGCCCTTCGGCGGGCCGCCCTCGAACGCGAGCGCCTGCTGACCCTGGCCGAGGGCTACCAGGAAGCCAAACGCCAAGCGGGGATGGCCGAGTTCAGCGACTTCACCTTGGCCGCCTTCCAGCTGGTGACGCGCTTCCCCGCGATCGGCGCCATCTACCGGCGGCGCTACACCCACGTTTTCCTGGACGAATACCAGGACACGTCCACTACCCAGGCCCTGCTCTTGGCCGCTCTTTTCCACCCCTCCCAGGACTTGGAGGACGGGGAAGGCCCTCAGGGGGATTCAGGGGATGATCAGCCTCCAGCGGGGCCCCAACGCTCGGCGGTCACCGCTGTGGGCGACCCCTTCCAATCGATTTACGCCTGGCGGGGAGCCAGCCCGGGCGCTTTCAGGACCTTCCAGCGCGAGTTCGGCATGGAGGCGGCGGACCCGACCCCTGGTGACCTGGCCAGCGCTGGCGTCTACGGTCATCAAGCCCAGCGTCCATTGTCCCTGTCGCGCACCTTCCGCAACGCCCGGGTCATCCTGGAGTCCGCTAACCGCCTGACCGAGCCTTTGCGCATTGACGTGGCCGGCCAGCCCGCTTCCAGCGCCCGCTTGCGCGAGGTGGACGTGGAGTCCTTGCAGGCTCGCGATGGGGCGGACGCAGGCAGCCTGGGCCTGGTGGGCTACATGAGCCTGGGGCAGGAGGTCGACGGTGTGGTGCGCTTCGTGCGCGAGGCCAAGGCCCGCTACGCCAAGCCAGACAAGTCCGGCGTCGACGATTCGGCCCCGCACGTGGCGGTCCTCTTCCGCTCCAAGACCAACCTGCCCGCCTACCGCAGCGCCTTGGAGGAGGCGGGGTTGAGCGTGCAGGTGGTCGGCTATTCGGCCTTGTTCGACCGCCCTGAATCGAGGGACTTGCTGGCCCTCCTGCGCGTGCTTTGCGACCACACTGATTCCGCTTCCCTTCTGCGCCTGTTGGCTTCGCCCCGTTTCAACATGACCGTCGGGGACTTGTCCGCCCTGGCCGATTTGACTGGCCAGCTGAATACGGAGAGCCTTTACCAGGCCTTGGTTCAGGCGGGCCGGGCACCGGAGGGCCTGCGGGGCGCCAAGATGAGCGCAGCGGTACGGGGCCAGCGCGACCTCCTGCCTGCCGGGGTCTTCCTGACTGACCTGCTCCTGCGAGACGACCTGCCTGCCCTGCTGGCTTCCCGCCGGGCCGCCAGGATCAGTGAACGGGGCCGCTACCTGCTGCTCCAGGCCGCCGACGTGCTGCGGGAGGCCCAGGCTCGAACCGGAGCCCCCCTGCGGCAGGCGGTCCTAGCCGCCTCCCGCGCGCTTGGCCTGGACGTTGACCTGGTGGTCTCACAAGCCTTGGCCACTCCTGAGGCTCCAATCGACGCTTCAGCGGCCAAGTCCGGCTTGAGCGCCCTTTTCGACCAGGTGGACGCCTACTGCCAGGAGCTGCCGGACCGGCTGAGCCCTACCTTGGCGGGTTTCGTCGCTTGGATCGACGCCATGCGCACCAGTCCTGGCGAGCCTGCGTCAGGGGCGGACCGTCATGCGGACGTGGTCCTCATGACCATCCACCAGGCCAAGGGCCTGGAATGGGACGCGGTAGCTGTGGTCGGCATGAGGAAGGAGGCCTTCCCCAGCAACCAGGGCGACCGGTTGAAGGTCAAACCGCTGGCCGACTGGGAGGGCGAGAACCTGCCAATGGCTTACGAGTCCACTGCGCAAACCTGGCTGAATGACCCGACCGCGGTGCCGGCGCCGGTGAGGGCGGATGCCGCGATCCTGCCCAGCTTCCCCCACTGGGCCGAACCTGGGGAGGCCCCCGAGCAGGCCTTGGCCGCTTTGGACTTGACCAGTCTGGAAGACGAGGCGGTAGGCGGACTTCGGGCCAATACCGGCTTCGCTGATGACGACCAGGCTCCGCTGCCGCAAGGACCCGGGCAGGACGCCCCTGATGCCCCTCAGCCCGCCTGCCTGTCCCAGAGCGAGGAGTACGGCCGCCGCCTGCATGACGACGAGCGCCGCCTGGCCTACGTGGCCCTGACCCGCGCCCGCCACGACCTCCTGCTCACCTTCAGCGCCAAGCCCGCGGACCCCGAGCGGGCCCTGCTGACGGCGGTGCCTCAACCAGGTGAGGAGGGTCAGGATGGCCAAGGGGAGAAAACCAGCGGTGGCCCCGGCAGGCGTAAACCGCCTAAGGACCCTCAAGAGCAGATGCTGGAGGCGGCTTCTAACTTCTGGCTGGAATTAAACGCCGGTCTGGCTGACCAACCTGGTCTGGCACCCGGCGCCTCCTGGCTGGCGGGGCAGGGTGAGGCTGGGCGAGTCGGTAGCGGCACCCACTCGTCCGCCCCCGCCATGCCCGTCAAGGGCGAGCGCCTGATGCCCCTGGGCCGTTTCGTTGGCGACCACGCCGTCGAGTACGAGCGCGCGGTGGTGGGCCAGGCCTTGGCAGAAGCGCCTGATTTGGCTGGCCGCCAGGGGCAGGGGCAGGGTTCGATATGGCCGGTGGGGCTGAGCCCGCGCATCGGTCAGGCCCTGGCCGAATCGGCCGCCTTCGTGGCCCGGACCGGTACTTCGCGGACGGGTGAGCAAGCCGCCGGAGGACCCGGGGCGCCAGTCGAGGGCCTGCTGACTGACGGCTCCTCGCTCTACGCGCACGCCGTACGTCTGCTCAAGGCCGGCAGCGGGCGCTTGGGCGTTGCCGGCGACCTGTTGGTCCGTGACGACCAGGCCCTGCGACGGGTGGGCTCCGAGGTAACCGGCCAGCGGGTCGAATCGGTCACCTCAATCCAGGCTCGCTCCGGCGCTCTGGACGAGCGGTCCGAGCGTCGCTACTGGCGCTCCGTGGTCCGCCCCGTCCCGCAGGTGGACTCCCCGCTGGCGCAGGCCGGCACCGCCTTCCATGCCTGGGCCGCTTCCTTCCTGCTGCCGGACGCCCTGCCTGACCCTGGGGCCGTCGATGCCCTCCCCGGTGGCCAAGCCATTGACCCCTACGCGGATTTGGACTCTGGGGCTCGGCCCGGCGAACAAGCGGGGATTGACACCCCAACCGCCGCCGGGGGAGCGGGCGCTGCCCTGTCAGACGACCAGCTGGCCGAACGTCGTCGGCTCCTGGCCCAATTGGCGGACAAGGAGGCCGCCCTCGAATTCTCAGACCAGCCGCTGCCGTCCAAACAGGCCGACCGCCAGGCCAACCTGCTGGTTTGGGAGCGTCGCCTCGCCGATTCCCCCTGGGCCCACCGTCGCCCGCACTGGGTGGAGAGGCCAATCGTGGCCCTGATCGCCGGACGGGTGGTCAAAGGCAAACTGGATGCGGTCTTCGACGGTGGCCTGGAGGCCGCCGACGGTTCCAAGCGCTTCACGATCGTGGATTGGAAGACAGGGCACCGCCCCCGCAACGCCGATGAGCGCCGCCTGAAACTGGAGCAGCTGGACCTTTACCGGCTCCTGTTTTCTCGCTTGGAGGACATGCCTTTGGACTCTATCGATGCTTGTCTTTACTATATAAGCGAGGCCGATCCCTCGGTGCGCACGATAGTGGCGGACCCTAAAGGCGAGCGCGAGATTGAAGACCAGGTGCGCTCCGGGCTGCCCGAGCAGTCCGACGACGACTGA
- a CDS encoding GNAT family N-acetyltransferase has translation MSLRDMTWEDLDQVADEFERTWSQADSDGESLSRLESRHFVLRYLLTTSRARVACLDGRFMGVTLLGLAGQPILFPQAPAQLTQADAALSASDQGARTLERMQAWHRLEERVEDSIEVRSSAQAELKLFLVAAQARGHGVGGLLWRDMLAYLGQAGVKRFFLHTDSSCDVSYYDHIGMERAAARWSADHPEETDERSGFYEDIFVYAASVADQQARWGLRNQGGGGSK, from the coding sequence GTGAGCCTACGCGATATGACGTGGGAGGATTTGGATCAGGTGGCCGACGAGTTCGAGCGAACCTGGAGCCAGGCCGACAGTGATGGCGAATCCCTCTCCCGACTGGAATCCCGTCACTTCGTCCTGCGCTACCTGCTGACCACGAGCCGGGCGCGCGTGGCCTGCCTGGACGGCCGGTTCATGGGCGTCACCTTGCTGGGCTTGGCCGGTCAGCCCATCCTCTTCCCCCAGGCTCCAGCCCAGCTGACCCAGGCCGACGCCGCCTTGTCCGCCAGCGATCAGGGCGCTCGGACCTTGGAACGCATGCAAGCCTGGCACCGCTTGGAGGAAAGGGTGGAGGATTCGATCGAGGTGCGTTCCAGCGCCCAGGCCGAACTCAAGCTCTTCCTTGTGGCCGCCCAGGCCCGCGGCCACGGGGTGGGGGGCCTGCTCTGGCGCGACATGCTCGCCTACCTGGGACAGGCCGGGGTGAAGCGCTTTTTCCTGCACACGGATTCCTCCTGCGATGTGTCTTACTACGACCATATCGGCATGGAGCGCGCGGCCGCACGCTGGAGCGCGGACCATCCCGAGGAGACGGACGAGCGCAGCGGATTCTACGAGGACATTTTCGTCTACGCGGCTTCGGTGGCTGACCAGCAAGCCCGGTGGGGTTTGCGCAACCAGGGCGGCGGTGGGTCCAAATGA
- a CDS encoding MFS transporter produces the protein MSAKTRGSSPYLTLFRLPGAKGFCTAAALARMPISMMGLGIVLALNHIYNNWTSAGLMSAVFTLSAALVTPFYARLFDRFGQRRVGLVVLSVQIVAMLAFALGALNRIALGALFVMAIVMGLTQFSFGALVRTRWAWALGPQGERGEELLNTAYALESGVDECVFILGPILAAWLATSVNPVAQLFVPIAALLVGGLIFFSLRSTEPPAVTRVPQSQLIGAGGQGAVASPVDAGGVVKPGAHQGRYKPRSAMSHPVVLLLFVIFVVFNMSFSAVDVTVTALTKQMGRESIVGLQLSLIAAGSLCGALIFGSVKLRGSRWRYLTLYLTLLTIGFIGFRLTMGNLLVLGAVELVTGLCVSPIYAIGNLIVRGTVDSSALTEGLSWLSTGSSIGSSLGSTLAGMVLDTAGPAGGMMIPWIVTACAVPLALVGWAFNRHPERAGAGSTNPSVPAQR, from the coding sequence ATGAGCGCTAAGACCCGCGGATCCTCACCCTACCTGACCCTTTTCCGCTTGCCTGGAGCCAAGGGGTTCTGCACGGCGGCCGCCCTGGCCCGCATGCCCATATCGATGATGGGCCTAGGCATTGTGCTGGCCCTGAACCACATTTATAACAACTGGACCTCGGCCGGGCTTATGAGCGCGGTCTTCACGCTCTCCGCCGCCCTGGTCACCCCCTTCTACGCCCGCCTGTTCGACCGCTTCGGCCAGCGGCGGGTGGGCCTGGTCGTACTGAGCGTGCAGATCGTGGCCATGCTGGCCTTCGCCCTGGGCGCACTCAACCGCATAGCGCTGGGGGCCCTGTTCGTCATGGCCATAGTGATGGGTCTGACCCAGTTCTCCTTCGGCGCCTTGGTCCGCACCCGCTGGGCTTGGGCCCTGGGGCCGCAGGGGGAGCGGGGCGAGGAACTGCTCAACACCGCCTACGCCCTGGAGTCCGGCGTGGACGAGTGTGTGTTCATCCTGGGGCCGATCCTGGCGGCCTGGCTGGCCACCTCCGTCAATCCGGTGGCCCAGCTGTTCGTGCCGATCGCCGCCCTGCTGGTGGGTGGCCTCATCTTCTTCTCCCTGCGTTCCACCGAACCGCCGGCGGTCACGCGCGTCCCGCAGTCCCAGTTGATCGGGGCCGGGGGCCAGGGCGCCGTCGCTTCCCCAGTGGACGCTGGCGGCGTGGTCAAGCCTGGCGCTCACCAAGGCCGGTACAAGCCCCGCAGCGCCATGTCCCATCCTGTGGTCCTGCTCCTGTTCGTCATCTTCGTGGTCTTCAATATGTCGTTCTCGGCGGTTGACGTGACCGTGACCGCGCTGACCAAGCAGATGGGCAGGGAGTCGATCGTGGGCCTGCAACTGTCGCTGATCGCGGCCGGATCCTTGTGCGGGGCGCTGATTTTCGGCTCGGTCAAGCTCAGAGGCTCGCGCTGGCGCTATCTGACCCTGTACTTAACGCTGTTGACCATTGGCTTCATCGGCTTCCGGCTGACCATGGGCAACCTGCTCGTCCTGGGCGCTGTCGAGCTGGTGACCGGCCTGTGCGTCTCGCCTATTTACGCTATCGGCAATCTGATCGTGCGCGGCACCGTCGACTCCTCCGCCCTGACAGAAGGCCTGTCCTGGTTGTCGACCGGTTCCTCGATCGGCAGTTCGCTGGGCTCCACACTGGCGGGCATGGTCTTGGACACGGCCGGACCGGCCGGTGGCATGATGATCCCCTGGATCGTGACCGCCTGCGCGGTACCCCTGGCCCTGGTGGGTTGGGCTTTCAATCGCCACCCGGAGCGCGCTGGCGCAGGCTCGACGAACCCAAGCGTCCCGGCGCAGCGATAA
- a CDS encoding ribonuclease J, translated as MANRATQDNELKSEKGSRTRSRSGAKSGAGRKSGGRGQAGSRSNPRRGGSRSGGRRDAKPQEPALIAPPKYRKGSMRITPLGGLGEIGRNMNVIEYNGHILLIDCGVLFPEEEQPGVDLILPDFSYIKDKLDQIDALVLTHGHEDHIGGVPYLLNLRPDIPLIGSKLTLAFVDAKCEEHHQHPTEVEVKGRDKLKVGPFNLEFVAVTHSIPDALAVSVRTPAGHIVDTGDMKIDPLPLDHRLTDLREFARLGESGVDLLMVDSTNAEVPGFVKPEISIAPALDKAFDEAQRKIIVASFSSHVHRVQQVVDAAHKHGRKVVFAGRSMVRNMGIASDLGYLHLPEDTVVDLKEAHKIPDDKIVYMCTGSQGEPMAALGRIADGTHRDIHINEFDTVIMASSLIPGNEHGVYKVINKLIRKGARVVNRDNAAIHVSGHSDEGELLHFYNIVQPKCAMPIHGENRHLVANGLIAVKTGVDPQNVVLAEDGDVVDLYHGKAAVVGSVPCGYVYVDGDSVGELTDDELEQRRILGTEGFVSAFAVVDSETNEVVSGPKVYLNAVAEDEREFRAIEDQIVAQLEDAMSSGTHDTYKLQQLMRRTLGGWISRKLHRRPVIVPVVADIAIDVQESGR; from the coding sequence ATGGCTAATAGAGCAACACAAGACAATGAATTAAAGAGCGAGAAGGGGTCGAGGACCCGCTCCCGCTCCGGCGCCAAGTCAGGTGCCGGCAGGAAGTCCGGCGGCCGCGGCCAGGCCGGTTCCCGCTCCAACCCGCGCAGGGGCGGCTCCCGTTCCGGCGGCCGCAGGGACGCCAAGCCCCAGGAACCAGCGTTGATCGCGCCTCCCAAGTATCGCAAGGGCTCCATGCGCATCACGCCTTTGGGCGGCCTGGGCGAAATCGGCCGCAACATGAACGTCATCGAATACAACGGGCACATCCTGCTCATCGACTGCGGCGTGCTTTTCCCCGAGGAGGAGCAGCCCGGCGTGGACCTGATCCTGCCTGACTTCTCCTACATCAAGGACAAGCTGGACCAGATCGACGCCCTGGTCCTCACCCACGGTCATGAGGACCACATCGGCGGTGTGCCTTACCTGCTGAACCTGCGTCCTGACATCCCCTTGATCGGCTCCAAGCTGACCCTGGCCTTCGTGGACGCCAAGTGCGAGGAGCACCACCAGCACCCCACCGAGGTTGAGGTCAAGGGCCGGGACAAGCTCAAGGTGGGCCCCTTCAACCTGGAATTCGTGGCCGTCACCCACTCCATCCCGGACGCGCTCGCCGTCTCCGTGCGTACCCCGGCCGGCCATATCGTCGACACCGGTGATATGAAGATCGACCCCTTGCCTTTGGACCACCGACTGACCGACTTGCGCGAGTTCGCACGCCTGGGCGAGTCCGGCGTGGACCTGCTGATGGTCGATTCGACCAACGCGGAGGTCCCCGGCTTCGTCAAGCCCGAGATCTCGATCGCCCCGGCCTTGGACAAGGCCTTCGACGAGGCTCAGCGCAAGATCATCGTCGCCTCCTTCTCCTCCCACGTCCACCGCGTCCAGCAGGTGGTGGACGCCGCCCATAAGCACGGGCGCAAGGTGGTCTTCGCCGGCCGCTCGATGGTGCGCAACATGGGGATCGCCTCCGACCTGGGCTACCTGCACCTGCCCGAGGACACGGTCGTGGACCTGAAGGAAGCCCATAAGATTCCCGACGACAAGATCGTCTACATGTGCACCGGCTCCCAGGGGGAGCCCATGGCCGCGCTGGGCCGCATCGCTGACGGCACCCACCGCGACATCCATATCAACGAGTTCGACACGGTCATCATGGCCTCCTCACTGATTCCTGGTAACGAGCATGGCGTCTACAAGGTGATCAACAAGCTGATCCGCAAGGGCGCCCGCGTGGTCAACCGCGACAACGCCGCCATCCACGTCTCAGGGCATTCGGACGAGGGCGAGCTCCTGCACTTCTACAACATCGTGCAGCCCAAGTGCGCCATGCCCATCCACGGCGAGAACCGCCACCTGGTGGCCAACGGCCTGATTGCGGTCAAGACCGGTGTGGACCCGCAGAACGTGGTCCTGGCCGAGGACGGCGACGTGGTCGACCTCTACCACGGGAAAGCCGCCGTTGTGGGCTCCGTGCCTTGCGGCTACGTGTATGTGGACGGCGACTCGGTCGGCGAGCTGACCGACGATGAGCTTGAGCAGCGCCGCATCCTAGGCACCGAGGGCTTCGTCTCCGCTTTCGCAGTGGTCGACTCCGAGACCAACGAGGTGGTCTCCGGACCGAAGGTCTACCTGAACGCCGTGGCCGAGGACGAGCGCGAGTTCCGCGCTATCGAGGACCAGATCGTGGCCCAGTTGGAGGATGCGATGTCCTCCGGCACCCACGACACCTACAAGCTCCAGCAGCTGATGCGCCGCACCCTGGGCGGTTGGATCTCCCGCAAGCTCCATCGCCGCCCGGTCATCGTGCCGGTCGTTGCTGATATCGCCATCGACGTGCAGGAGAGCGGCAGGTAG
- a CDS encoding lipase family protein has protein sequence MGWERAENPGGFNLYQLNLLCQYSYGVGRGDERTLVGWHDFHDERLGSYWVLDSLFSPSNGFEGLVAAPDNGRGQADGTHVTVVFAGTNINDDARHDLWAMPGTFILRTGNHFAQTEEAGILLRQARRQAQRLGHPETEPVLTGHSLGGGLALLLAIRQGLQARVFCAVDPWRVLTRQERQAAAKARAIGSLVDYRLSNDRLTGPLNHLLSGRDDRSAQVVWGGQGHDLLGHWLSGFSFDGSGALVTGLPPVGLPERLTGLRKRLADWLIRQPQRLCGTPRRAARWMRRSAKCWIRVLPRFFGRGI, from the coding sequence ATGGGTTGGGAGCGGGCGGAGAATCCAGGCGGATTCAATCTGTACCAACTGAACCTGTTGTGCCAGTACTCGTATGGGGTGGGACGCGGAGACGAACGCACCTTGGTCGGGTGGCATGACTTCCATGACGAGCGGCTGGGCTCGTACTGGGTGCTGGATTCGCTCTTCAGCCCAAGCAACGGATTCGAGGGGCTCGTGGCGGCGCCTGATAACGGACGCGGGCAGGCGGACGGCACCCACGTGACGGTGGTATTCGCCGGCACGAACATCAACGACGATGCCCGTCATGACCTGTGGGCCATGCCCGGCACTTTCATACTGCGCACGGGAAATCATTTTGCCCAGACCGAGGAAGCAGGCATCTTGCTTAGGCAGGCCCGTAGGCAGGCACAGAGGTTAGGACACCCTGAGACGGAGCCGGTCCTGACCGGACACAGCCTGGGCGGAGGACTGGCCCTTCTGCTAGCCATCCGCCAGGGACTGCAGGCCCGGGTCTTCTGCGCGGTCGATCCTTGGAGGGTGCTCACCCGGCAGGAGCGGCAGGCGGCCGCCAAAGCCCGTGCGATCGGCAGTCTGGTGGACTACCGGCTGTCCAACGATCGTCTGACCGGCCCCCTGAACCACCTACTGTCCGGCCGGGATGATCGGAGCGCCCAAGTGGTCTGGGGCGGGCAGGGACACGACTTGCTCGGCCACTGGCTCAGCGGCTTCTCATTCGACGGCTCCGGCGCGCTCGTGACAGGGTTACCGCCTGTTGGCTTGCCTGAGAGACTGACAGGCTTGCGCAAGCGACTGGCCGACTGGCTCATCCGCCAGCCCCAGCGACTTTGTGGGACGCCCCGTCGCGCCGCCAGATGGATGCGCCGCTCAGCCAAGTGCTGGATACGAGTCCTCCCCCGCTTCTTCGGGCGCGGAATCTGA
- the argH gene encoding argininosuccinate lyase → MGQGPDTHGGTSEGTGTRPGTATQDGIEGRLALWGGRFKSGPSPELAVLSKSTQFDWRLADDDIAGSHAHARALGRVGLLSQQELESMESALDLLQARVDSGAFIPDEADEDEATALERGLIDIAGDELGGKLRAGRSRNDQIAALIRMWLRRQSRALASELVSLCRTLIDQAKAAGDTVMPGRTHMQHAQPILLAHQLIAHAWPLLRDLERLRDWDHRADASPYGSGALAGNTLGLDPAAVAKELGFSHVTENSIDGTASRDVVAEFAFIAAMIGVDLSRLSEEIIIWNTQEFAFVRLDDAYSTGSSIMPQKKNPDIAELARGKSGRLIGDLTGLLTTLKGLPTAYARDLQEDKEAVFDQVDTLLTVLPAFTGMVRTLTFDHERLEAEAPTGFALATDIAEWLVKQGVPFRHAHELSGACVQVAEQRGVELWDLSDEDFQRAFKDFLPAPLAPQVRQVLSTQGSVQARQGQGGTAPARVTEQIAQAEAQLTALTAFAASSSDGPAYKAPGSLH, encoded by the coding sequence ATGGGGCAGGGACCGGATACGCACGGCGGCACCAGCGAAGGCACTGGCACGCGGCCAGGTACGGCCACTCAGGATGGAATCGAGGGTCGTTTGGCCCTCTGGGGCGGAAGGTTCAAGTCCGGCCCCTCCCCCGAGCTGGCGGTTCTGTCCAAATCGACTCAGTTCGACTGGAGGCTGGCCGACGACGATATCGCAGGCTCCCATGCACACGCCCGCGCGCTGGGACGGGTCGGCCTGCTCAGCCAGCAGGAACTGGAGAGCATGGAATCCGCTCTTGACCTGCTGCAGGCGCGGGTTGATTCCGGCGCGTTCATCCCGGACGAAGCGGATGAGGACGAAGCGACCGCCTTGGAGCGCGGGCTGATTGATATAGCCGGCGACGAACTGGGCGGCAAACTGCGCGCCGGCCGCTCACGCAATGATCAGATCGCGGCGCTCATTCGCATGTGGCTGCGCCGGCAGTCAAGGGCCTTGGCCAGCGAGCTCGTGAGCCTCTGCCGGACCCTGATCGATCAGGCCAAGGCCGCCGGAGACACAGTGATGCCAGGCCGCACGCACATGCAACATGCCCAGCCGATATTGTTGGCGCATCAACTCATAGCTCACGCATGGCCCCTCCTACGCGACCTGGAACGCTTGCGCGACTGGGACCATCGGGCGGATGCCAGCCCGTATGGTTCAGGCGCGTTAGCCGGCAACACCTTGGGATTGGACCCTGCGGCCGTGGCCAAGGAGCTGGGGTTCTCCCACGTGACCGAGAACTCGATCGACGGCACAGCCAGCCGAGACGTGGTCGCTGAATTCGCCTTCATAGCGGCCATGATTGGTGTGGACCTGAGCCGGTTGAGCGAGGAAATCATCATCTGGAACACCCAGGAGTTCGCCTTCGTGCGCCTAGACGACGCCTACTCCACCGGCTCATCGATCATGCCGCAAAAGAAGAACCCCGACATAGCCGAGCTCGCCCGAGGCAAATCCGGCAGACTCATCGGCGACCTGACCGGGTTGCTGACCACGCTTAAAGGGCTGCCAACCGCTTACGCCCGCGATTTGCAGGAAGACAAGGAAGCCGTCTTCGACCAGGTGGATACGCTGCTGACCGTCCTGCCCGCCTTCACCGGCATGGTGAGGACCCTGACCTTCGACCATGAGCGCCTGGAGGCCGAGGCCCCGACAGGATTCGCCCTGGCTACCGACATCGCCGAGTGGCTGGTCAAGCAAGGCGTCCCCTTCCGCCATGCCCACGAACTGTCGGGAGCCTGCGTGCAGGTCGCGGAACAACGCGGCGTGGAACTGTGGGACTTAAGCGACGAGGACTTCCAACGGGCGTTCAAGGACTTCCTGCCGGCACCACTCGCCCCGCAGGTACGCCAGGTCCTCTCCACCCAAGGTTCCGTACAGGCGCGCCAAGGTCAAGGCGGCACCGCCCCAGCTCGGGTCACCGAGCAGATCGCCCAAGCCGAGGCCCAACTGACCGCACTGACCGCTTTCGCCGCCAGCAGCAGCGACGGCCCGGCGTACAAAGCACCAGGCAGCCTCCACTAA